The sequence below is a genomic window from Venturia canescens isolate UGA chromosome 9, ASM1945775v1, whole genome shotgun sequence.
ctacagagttcgtagGGTCACgatcgaaaggaaaaaaaaataaataaaaaatatgtcaacttgCGGTATACGCCGAGctattaattattgaaattcgaaaGCTATCGAAAATACAGTTGAAAAACATTATCGCTcctgtaaagactctctggaagcgactTGTAAGATAAATGTCGCTACCGCGATTCTACATCAGAAGTAACATCAAAATCGCTCCAACTTTCGTGCTTATTGCGGGCTAAAGTTTATATAGTCGAATAATTAGAATAAAATTCGActattttgaaaacaattaatGGTTATTCCATGGAACTCTGAGGAGATGCAATTAGAGCGATTTGTTTTTCGGTACCAATCAGTCGAATTTTTCAGATATTTCTGGTCCGTTTTTTACGTAGTTCGATGTGGCAAAccagttttcaaatatcaaagcatcgatacttttttttaataggaaaaaaaatgttttcgtcgCCGAAGCAGCGTGTACCGAATCTACCTACGGATTCTTAAAATATCATTCATATTGGAACccacaaaaaagtgttttaGTACCTTTttaagagagaagaaaaaaaaaaaaaagagaagaagagtGTATTGTGAGAATTCTGCGACGGTCAATCGAACGTAATATGAATTGAactagaatttaaaaaaaacagatgCGAAATTAATATTCGTAGCGATACGCGTGACTAAATGTGTTTGAATTATTATTGCAGGAGTGAGCAGAGAATGAACGCGAGGGCTCGAGTGCACCGGGCCCAAAACAAAGAGCGATGGACAAGAGAGTGATTGACTCGAATGAAGCAACAAGTTGTGAAGATTGGTCTGAACGATACAATTGTTTAACAAGCTGATGTCGAGCTCGACGAAAATCTTGAGGTTGGTGACACGTGATGTCAAatagaaaggagaaaaaagcgaaaaaggCAAAATCGAGGACTCTCGAGATGTGGGAAACTTGGATAAAACAGGAGAGAGCTTTGATCCTTTGTGCCGCAGTATTTCTCGATACGCCGGCAGCTGTTCGTGTATTCATTCACGAGAGTCAACAAGTGAGTTCGCCCGAGCGTACAAAAATGCGTTCCAATTGCAGGTGCGATAAGAAGCAGACGAGTTGTGCACAAAAAGAAGGGAGTTAAgctacgaaagaaaaataataaaggcgagaaaaagaaagactGCGAAGCCGAGAAGAATAAAGATAAGAAGAGAGCAGCTCGTCGAACTCCTTCGGACCGTTACCAAGAGTGAGAGGGAAAATGCGTGCTAGGGATTTCATAATGGAGAGTTGGCAGCGGGGACCTCAGTCGATGGACATAAGCCGGAGCGACCGGTCGTTGTGGACCGCTCGGAGGAGGCAAAAAAGAGGTCCATTCGagtctctctcttttttctctcctctctctctctctcttttgccaTTATAGCTGTATATGTGAATGTATAGTATAGTGTAGTAAACAAAAGATGGAACGCGGAGGCGTCCCGTAGCGTTTTGTGAACGGCGTTTCCTTGGCCAGCGCGAAAAATCTGGATTTTCGTACGGGAGCGTATTCTCTGGATTTTCTTGCttctttttataaaaaaccTGCAAAAAATGGCGTTGAGGTCAGTAAAAGAATGATTCAAACTCGTACTCCGAAAAAAATACTCCGATTTTTGTCATCACTTCTTTCAAATTCCTCGGCGAAAGTTGTTCGCGATGTCGAGTCTCTCCGAGGACAATACCGCGTGCGGATAACAAAAAGCGAACGGGGATTTGACCAATTTCTCAGAACGTCGCGCACGCTCGGCGGTTACGCGACCTTTTTGTCtctctcacatttttttcgccttttctttcctcttttgttttattttgaaaagcgAAACTGCACGCCCGGGTTTTCTCGTGGGTGGGTGGTGGCGAGCACTTTTTCTCGTGAAACGGCCCTACTCAAACTGGTGACCGTCAGTGCTATGGAGATCGGCGACGAGGCTGGACTCGAACAGTTTCATTGTCGCGACGATTTCCCTACAAAATCATTCCTTCGAACTTCAACCAATTGATCGAATATCGAATTTCGATTGCGAGTCGACTTGGAAATTCTTTTCGTTgcttcgttatttttatttttttgttcctccTGCCGAaggatttttccatttttcgtactatgatttttatttttttaatgacgtTACGCTTGCTGACAGTAACAACACTGTTTTATCTTAAAAGTTTACGGTTTTTTATGGGAACAGAtgagatatttttattttgaaaaatttctaacAATCGTTGAACAATCATATTCGATGGCTCGgattatttataaatgacTTTCGTTTCCGATTTCAGTTGTTTTTATCGAATCGCATGAGGTtcgtttcatattttcattatcagaaatgaaataataaaattttactcgGAACTGATCTCATAAAGTTTgctcaaatttttcagaatttctgGCAGTGCCAGGTAGCCGGTAAATCGGTAGAGGCTCGGTGcggattattttttaaaaatgtcttCTACTACGAGGATGGAAACTTCAGATATGAAGGAAACGAGCGATACGAAGATCGAGGTTGGGCCTGACAAGAAGACCGATAAAATCGGTTCGAATGTGATAGAGTGCAGCTTGAACATGAATCTTTCGTTACCGAAGGCGAATAAAAGGTCGAAGATTTTTCAGAGGGCACAGAGTCTCGTGATAGTGATACTAGCGATTATATTTGCCATTGTGTGCTTCCATCTCAAACAGGAAGTTCGAGCCCTCAAAGTccaggtaaaaaaaatcatatttaaaGAAACAATCTAAGATAAATCGTTCCGTGGTCACTGTGAgtcattcataaaaattttttgccTTCTTCTCTATCATGTTtcggtgagaaaaaataaaacagggCATTGGATCAGTGGTGACAATATTCGCATCATTTCGTGCCAGCAGTCGCATTCCTACCCATGTTTTTACTCCGATTTCACGATCATAGTCAAGTTCTCAGTGAAACAGTGTTCCAATTCTGAAGGAATATGATAGAGATTAAAAGACGCAATGAAGAGGGGTCGTTGCTCATGGACCGAGAAGTATCGTGTAACGCGGAAAGCGTACCTCATTGTTTGTAAACTCAGCGACGACATTTGTCAGATTAGTCATCATCGCCGTATTCGACTCGACGAAAAGAGCGATCAAATCTATAAGCTAGACCTGACTTTCTTTAGCTTGGAGTTTTCagagattgaaaaatcttgttgACTCGCCAACCCTATCTTGATCGATCCGACGATTTTATCGACTTGGCTTTTAGTCTTAGAAACGTTATATCtcggtaaaaataaaaaattacatcATTTTTCACACATGACTATTCGGTCGACACGATAACACTGattatcaccatttttcgaatgtGTTTATGTGCTTTATACACTGCCTGGTACAAAAGTAAATCTGTCAAATGTCTCGGTCTAAACGATCCCTAACTGGATTGAGCCATTTTGAGCAGTTTCGgttttatattgttttttagAATAATAAAGTTGCATGACTTTTTTTGCGCCTCGTGCGTAGCttggaaaataacttttttcatctttttattcatcaatCCGGTGTTGGGTGTATTGATGTTTGCACGAGCCAAGTTGACATCCGTTGGTGTCGGATCCTCTGTTGTTGACGATTTGTTGTTACTTCCGTTTTAGAATCTATCACTTAGGTCTTTCGGTTGGTGCCTTTTCATCCCTTCGTTCAGTAGGTTTGTGGCAAGGTGATTTGGGTCGTCGATTATTACTTCTTTGATCGTCTGCATGTTGAGATCTTCGTGAAATCTGTGAATTAACTCAAAAATGTTGGATTAATGTAATGTTTGAGAATGGTTGAATTGTTACAGATAAATTGCGTGAATACAAATCTGATGATGTTGATGCTGAGGTACGACAAGCtgaataagaatttcaatcgaatctGGTACCACGGAATGGCGAATCATCATCGACTACTCGCGCGTCCGACGGACCCGTCAAGACAATTGACTCAGACTCCAAAACATCGTGACTCGTCCTCGAGAGAGGAAGTCTCGAGTTCCGAGACCTCCGACAAAGATCGAAGCACGTTGACGCTCAATGACAACATTTCGCCTCCCAATTCGACttacgagtttgaaaaaatcgagaaaatttcaaggcACGTCTTCGAGAGCGATAACGTACTTGATGACAGAAAATCGGCGGAGGCTCCCAATGATCACGCCGATGAGTATTCTGAAAGAGAGAGATACGAGAGAGCTGCTATTGTGGCATTTGAGAAACGAAATCAGGCGTCACCTACGGCTTTGTCGGGCTCAAGGGACGAAACTAGCGACGATGCGAATACGTGGAACGAATCTCGCACCGGAAGATACCGTCGTGACGAAGGACGAggtaaaaaacgaagaaagatCAAAAGGAGGCTCAAACGCAGTCGCCGGCGATTGGGTATagatagatttttgttttaGTATACCTGGATTATGCGTTTTATTATCATTACActattcccccccccccccccattatCCAATTTATCTACTTTCTTTCGCTGAAAAGATTTGATCAGTCTTGTCATCACGTGACTCGGAATACATTCTCAGGCGCTATCTCTCGTTATACCGCAAACacatttctttttatatttcttctaCCGCACTTCGAATAAGGTTCCATCTTTGGAAAGTCAtttgaaacagaaaaaatttcaattctttcTTATAAAggcttaaggaagttgaggttgtacagtcattttttttacccaaaagttatgatgacctgtacctttcaaaagttaggcctgaaaaaactgcacggaaaacagattattattaatataatctcggcaaatctcctaataaatctgaaaaaattgacattattcggcaagccttgctcatgttgcccaaaaaatttcatattttagcatcatttttaaggGAGATATGAGTGAacgtgtcttgacttccataaggttacatgttatttggcccaaatttttattgatttttctcagcaacgacgctcctaaactgtctgaactAATTTTCTTTACACTGcactttatattttctttctaatgcctcaacttccttaagcaGGGCTTGAAAATAAGGAaccatttttttacttcatactCGTAGTACTTGATATTCACATGACAAGTGTAACTAATGCGGATATGGAACGTGCGAGTTCATGTTCATTATTGCACGTTTGACACGAGTACATCAATTTTCACTTGCACGACTTGATTGTGAAGAAACCCTCATTTGGTCGGTGCTATTTCTTATGGAATGCAAAAGTCGCTGTTCATCGATGATTTTTCAGGGCCTCTTGTCGCGACCTTCGTTGGTGCTGTACCCGAACAACACGTGACCGATACAGGTAGTTAGTATTTGTTGTCCGTTTGtcgatgctttttttcatgacattcgtcaaatttttcttaccaaagcttttaataattttctccATTAATCGCAGTCTACGTGGGCCCGTGGGTCAAGAGTACCAGAAACGAGTCACGATACTCTTTCAACAAATTTCATCTAGTCGAAGATAAAACGTCGATTGAAGTTACCGCTAATGGACTGTACATGGTCTCAGCACAGgtgattttcattcgattccatTTCTTCTAAACATTCATAATCGTATGTACGTTAACGTCCCTTGAAATGCTTTACGTTTCATAAAtccttaaaaaattcatgacatTATGCTCTCgtatggaaaagaatccaaaTTGCCAACTTTCAACTAATTTGTCATCATTTAcaatctctttctttttttgcaatgaattttaGTTGCTCTACCAACTTTACATAACGCtcgagattcgttttttcgtaGGAATTAAAATTGGGCCAGAGTTCTatgtattttttgtaaaaaaaaatcaagtaaaAATCAACGTCttcttttaacttttccaCCATTTTTCAAGCGCATTTTTTAAACTGTTTCATTTACTACATGTTTCTAGtcgtttttaaaaatcgttatCGTTCGACCTACGAATTTTTGTCGATCTTACACTCGTTCTCTTTCATTGCATTCAGATTTATTATTTCGGTGAGCCAACGCACTATTCCTACTGGATTTTACTGACCTCCGAGGGTTCATCGAACACTCGAAAAGTCATAAAATGCGCAACAGTTTCAGCGGTCTCGGCAAGCGAAGCGTCTTGTTACACGAGCGTTGTTCTGTCTCTTCGGCGAGGCGACAGACTTCACATACAACAACAGGAACGCGACAGGTatgacattttttcgtttttcgcaGCGTTTTATTAATGATATAATATTTATAGGAAATACCGGTTAAATCAATCGACGATTTTTCGCAGATTGATCAATCTCCGAGAAGGCCACAGTTACGTCCAAATAATGCTACTTTCGAGTGATTCGTCGAGACGTCGTggaacttgaaaaagcatGAACGTGAAACTCTGTACGACTGCGCACGCCGTACTTATCTCGTCTTTCTTTTCTccgagaatgaaaaacaacaacaattcTACTTCAATTTTGCCAAGCCACGAACTCGAAAAaccaaaactttttttcatttcttctcaACAGTTACCATCATGCGCGATTGACCTATATCGAGTTCTTACGATAACCATTTTTGGAGGAAGGCGTAGCTCCCCCATCGTAACGTTACTCAATATACAGCTTGGCCAATATTCgccattatatttttcattcccaatTTACGCCATTGTGATTATCTCATCGTTTGTACAGAACTTCCAAGTCATTAACACGATCGAAACTTAATAGTTTGtgtattttctctcttctaATTTTCCACTCATGGATATTAAGTTTACTGTCAACTGTGTAGGAATCtatgaaaatgattaattttAAGTCCAGTTACGTGTCATATGTACAAAATTCCTGCATTCTGCGGTCCACCgcaaaaaacaaaagagtcgatgaaattttaatagtaaaaacatttttttataaaaattgtgCGTACTTTTTTGACCCTTGAATCCAAGGGGATTTCTGGTTTTTCAATGGGTATTTTTGGCTGTTTTTACATTTGCATGATTTCAATTATAATCCGGCACAAATAGCAGACATAAAAAGCTGCGCTTTTTGAATCTTTTCGTTTTGAAGTTTCGTCTGGTTTATTCacagttttaatatttttgccTGCGTTATTATATCTCATTCCGACATCAATTCGTCAATATTGGTTCGTCGCAGTTACGAAAAGCACACAAATTCGATACAAATCAACAGTGTAACATCGTTTATTTGTCGAAAGACAGCAacaaaaatgcgatttattacaTGTGGCTGAGTCGAAAAGTTCTACCTTTTTATATGGATCTTGGACTGAGAAGAGGATGACCAAAACCAAGTCCAAAGGTCTTGAACGAGAAGCCAGTCATTATATATCGATGGCTTGGACTCGTGATCGTGTTCCGAGTTCTCGGGAGCACAAACGATTTTCTTCGATTGCCAGTCATGTGGTCAAGTGCAGTAGGACTTCCTTTTAACGGTTCAGAATGGATGCGAGATGATCAGCCTAGAGTGGAAAATATAACGTTTTAAATACAGTCAAAGGGTCTCACCGTATTTCTCTCATTGTTTCACGAATAATATCAACGGGCAATCTTAATAATTTACTAACTATATCGTCATTTAAACTCTTTACGGAGAGATGTTGGAAAttaaaataagaataaaagtAGAATATTTGTGATCGACATCGCTCTCGAATATATCAATTTGTTTCATCATCGTATTTCACTTTTGTTTCAtcgattattcaataattcgctCTTATTTCGCACATGATTCCGATTTATTCTGCCATAGTTCGATATTTTAATCGTACTCGAATGATTTATTCTTTGTAGTgcattttttcagtatttatatatttcaaaATCTTTCTTTGATTCGGCCTAATGTTCGTTTTCGTATAATTTTAATATCAGACCCTACGTCTACTGCACGTACAATAAAGTGGGCTGAAAATTTAAACACACGGACGTGTTTGTTTGATTATTTTGTGGATTTACTTCagttgcagtttttttttttttttaattattattattttcttcatgatCGTTTTTGAAATGATAATATCATGCATGGTCAGCTTCGAAATCCTACGTAACGAACGAACCTATCCCTACGTTGCTGTGATAATTTGTAATTAGTTCGTTCGAACgagtttcttcttttttctttctcgtgtatatttattgttatttatCTGTGTCATAGCATTATCACACCATTTTAATAATGCTCGCGTATAATATGATGAGAAATTTGAATGAGAGGTAAACGCAGCCTTTAAtcataaattcattatttagACCGATCTCCTCCTTCGAGAAATGAGTTAGACAAACAATTGAAATGGATCCTACGGAAAAACTTGATTCTCATCGATctctcttgtcaaaatgatcACAAAGAAAAAACGGATATATaacttgatgttttttttactcacCTGAGCTTGGACCGAGGTTCTACTCGAGCATTTGTCTTTATTCGTTTCATTTGCTTTGtatattttcgtttcgtttcttttttttgttgttgtttgtTAATTCAACGCAAAGAGTTTGTATTACTTCGTCGATAGAGTATCGATACCTACGTTGGTTGTATCGTTACGTTTAAGTcactctcttttcttttcatttcatttttgttctctttctctccccctcTTTCTGTTAAAAGAGATATCCCAAGCAGAGAGCCAGAGGATAATCACGTTGTCTCGTTAATCACGTCGTTATTGGTTGTGCCAGTATCCTAGGGCAGTTGCTGGTTTATTGagtctttcattttttactcatATGCACTCTCTTGTACAGAAGGTTGAGGAAGTAATAAATGTGAGAAAAAGTATTCCATATAATTTTGttgtcgttcttttttttcatctcatcaTCGTGCAAGGAAGATTTTTAAATCTCACTTTCTTCATACTTTGTGTCGCAACTTTGACTTCGATTTCGCTATTGCTTACACTATCAACTATTAAAAAAAGATGACAATCGGTTTCTGTTGCTCCTTTTTTCGTCCTACATCCTTAAATATtcattattcttatttttgagttaaatataaaaaacgaaataataatattgattaataaattgaggaaaatatttttgtcattCGTTCGTATTTACTGCGTCCTttaacgtcaatttttttttcaattattctttcttttttatttcattgcaTTATTTCTCGTTTCTTCGTACAACCAAAgggtaaaaagaaaataatcacAACTGCTATCGGCACTGCAAATGCACAAtcgttcgtttttcttctctttcctcGACCATGTGGTATGTCATAAACAGATATATGTAGATATATTtaaacatatatatacatacgtgTGGACCTAAATTCGTGTAGTCGTCTTTgacttataaaaaaatttgtatctaaATCCGTTAagacatatttttctttttgctgcttattatttttatctatttgAACATTTCATGCCGGAGCAACATTCTAAGACGAAGAATTTCATATTTGTTTTAGTTGtagttgtttttgtttgttttttgcgAATTCACGCTCGCGTATCCTAATGCAAAACTACGAATTTTCGGCtcttaaattttataaaacgcTCCATCACGGTGGTTTTGATTCAGTTTAGTCTCCATGTGCATTGATTTATTGTTTCCGTTTTCATACCTTCACTTTTCGATCAAGAGGACAATTAATAAGGAAAAATAACTCGAGTCTCTCGTTAcgcaaaacaaacaaaaaagatCGTTACAATAGCTACGATCGTTTCAAATTACCTACACGTAACACGCAGATGAGCTTAAACAATTGTTGTGTTCAGTTACGATATAACAGTGACAAAATTACGTTTCTAGAAAGAAATTGTACTATAATTAAAAGtttctggattttttttcttcttcttcttcttcctcctcttcttcttctgatCTGAGTGACTGTACACCGAGGCCAACTTAAACTTAGTAATAACCGATTATAGCGAGACACATCTCGGATCTTTTTTTTGGTTCTGGTTTTCATTTTCAAGCTCCCCCTCTCCCCCTCCCTCCCCTCTGCTGCCATCTGTATACGTTTTTGGTGATTAAATTGAGTGTTTCGTTTTAATTCCACCTCTCATTTCCGTTTCTTATGTTATAATGTTATTAGAGAATACCGTAAGCGAGTGCTTTTTCTGGTGCGTGACAAAGTTTAGACGTTTACGAGTGTGGTGGAATCGCTTCGGTACGCtaattcgttcatttcgtcggCCAATATGTTTTGAAGCTCGGTATCCCTTTCGGTGCCTCgtaatatgttttttttttttttttttttttttaaatattgccCCACAAGGTTGTCGTCTCAACTACGACTACAAAACTTCAACAATCTAAACGTTTCTTCGAAATCTTTCTTTAATCGACTGGAcaaacttgttaatttctaaCTTGTACAGAGatgataaaataattgaataaacatAAACTTTGCTTTCCAGCGATACGAGCTTCAATAACACCTCGTTTTCGATGCCTTTTCATTTCAAACAAACGTACAATAGTCCTTGAACTTTGTAACGCGACAAGAAATTTAATTTGTACAACTAAATTTCGAGATAGTGTATATACTTTACATATATCATATATATACAATAATATAATTGAAAGATATACTTTTGTAAGAATAATTTATAATGTAGCTGAAACTGGGTGTTCTTATAACCAGCACTGCCATTTACGAACAACCATCACATATCCAGTCATTCTCTCGGATAGTCTCGCATTTGTTTCAACCTTTAgttgttttcctttttttgctAAGCATAGatgtgagtgtgtgtgtgtatgtgtgtgtgtttggaTGGGTTCGTGtgttattaaaaataacatttatCGATAGTTTTTTATCTTGGCTTTTCCTCCCCCTGTCTCAACGTTTTTTATGCACATGTACCGCTTATCCACTCTTCATACAATGACTCTTGAAATTTCCGTTTTCGTGATGTGACGCATCATTTGTTTCGTCAAGCTACTACTTGCGCTTCTAAGGATATTTAAACAAGTATTTTTCGGTTAGAAGGGAGGGGAGAAAATCTACGTTTATAAGATTTTTGCCATTACTCGGGAGGAgtaattcaacaaaatgagTTGTAAAAGTTTATtggaaaggaaaataaaaaaaaaagcctgTGCCCTACGGTTTCCTATTTCGTTCGGGACACGTTTTCGTCTCAATCTCACACcactcttttcatttttttgtcgcTCGCAGGCTTCCCTTGAATTCTCACTAATTTTCATTGAGGTAGCTTTATCGGTAATGCTTTTTGACCTCGTCCTAAGGGCATGTGTATTTTGCCATCAATAAACCTCCcccttttcattcattttgttCTCCTTTCTTTCATCTGTTCCTTTGTTCTCTCTTTGCTTTTTCCgtttaataaaattcgttcTGAGGCGTCTGGTACTTACCGTAATCCTGCTTGCCATATCCACCGTCTTGACTTGGATAGTCTGATGGAAAAAACAAACGCAACATTCGTTATtagaaaatgatttgaaacaTTTGTCAcgcgaaatttttcataaataaaagGAATTCGATACTAAGACAGCTTTTTTTCTAAATGAGTTTCAACAGTGCTTCTTATCATTATTGTACCAGGAATCGAATAGTCACACGGATTTCGACTTTTCAAGAACGACAAAAATAACAGCGACAACATTGTTCTGATGCAAAACGCGACACACGGTTATTGAGAATTGAGGCTGCGACCAACATGTTTCACGAAATCGAAGGAAAGcgaaaggaaaatttttaaaagtcgaatccaaataaaaaattgtcaactAACCATAACCTTGCGTCGAATAACCACCCCTGCCCATCATTCCAGTGGGATTACAGGATTGATCTTCGTAAGGGTTAGCCGGAGCGTAACCACCCCCGCCCCCACTGGCAGCAACTGGTGCCGGGACAGCCTCTTGTTGATAATTAGCTGTGAGATGGAAGGGAACTTCTTAAGATATATACAAACGTACGAAACATTGGTCAACTCATTCTTTCTATTTTCCATTCAAAAcaaggatttttttcgttgaaaaatcgattttccacaCATCGAATTTCAGTTCGTGGTGACGCTTTGGCTCCCAGTTCAGGAAAACCTGGGAACTTAATTCGGTTAAAATAccgaataaaatcgattttttgcatCCGAAAACATACTCTTCGCTTGTTGAGTGCAAATGGAGAGACCATTAAAGTTGATTCTAAACAAACCTGACGGTGGTGCTTTACCGTAACCGTAAGGATCGCCTGCATTGAATCCTCCAGCTGTTGGTACTGGTGGCGCACCTCCGTATCTGTTGTCAGGCGGTACAGGAGCCGCGTATCCCTAAAAATTGACCAGTGGCTTAATTCTCCTGTTTCTTAACTTAACGTAACTTTTTaaatattacatttttatcGTTCAGAAAAGTGAGACATTTTGACTCAAGCATTGTTAATTTACTGGAACATTTGAATCGCGAGTACGAGAAAAAACGCTGAATaccaaaattatatttttctcgctcaacatttcggaaaaaaaaaataatagctCGTTCTAAGATAAAAGAACAATGCCcagttttaatttttctagAAAACACATTCGTGCCGAGAACAAAGCACCGTTGGGATTACCGACTGAActgataaaaatatgaaagaaacATTGTAAAACAAATGAGCAAGTAGAAAACAAATAATTACAGCAGTTTGTGAATAATCAGGAGGTGCCTGATAGTTTTCGTATCCTTGATATGCCGTTTGTGGATATCCCCCTTGAGGCGGGCCGCCGTAGCCGCCATTTCCACCACCGTAACCAGGCCCGCTACCAACTGGCGGTTGCGGGGGTGGACCACCTCCGTAGCCGTTGCCCGGGGCTCCGTATCCTTGACTAgagttggaaaaaatcaatgaaaatattatccTCCACGGTTTTTTGTTTCAGAAGGGAATAATTGTGAGAAAGAACTTTACGCTGGCGGTTGTGCTCCTCCGTAGCCATTAGCAGGTTGTGGTGGCGGAGGTTCGAAACGCGGTCTCTTCGGAGGTCCGCCAGCGCCCAACGGGCCACCTCCGCGTTTTATTGGACCTGCTCCTCTTCCAGCGCCGGCTCCACGCCCTCCGCGATCGACAAAACCACCGGCACCTCTGCCCATTGCTCCTCTTGGTGGTCCACCGCCTCTCGGAGGTCCGCCACCCCTTGGGAATGCTCTACAAACCCAAGTTTAAGATGTCAGCATAATCTCAACCATTTCCCGTGAAGAATTTTACGGGATATGACAAATGTTTAGTTTCAGAGAGAGTagaaatttcttattttttgtccaattgtcaaatgtaggaaatgaataaatgttcaataaattttagtTGTGGTTTTCTGGGGAAAAAATTTGGCTAAATAT
It includes:
- the LOC122416510 gene encoding uncharacterized protein isoform X6 — encoded protein: MSSTTRMETSDMKETSDTKIEVGPDKKTDKIGSNVIECSLNMNLSLPKANKRSKIFQRAQSLVIVILAIIFAIVCFHLKQEVRALKVQINCVNTNLMMLMLRYDKLNKNFNRIWYHGMANHHRLLARPTDPSRQLTQTPKHRDSSSREEVSSSETSDKDRSTLTLNDNISPPNSTYEFEKIEKISRHVFESDNVLDDRKSAEAPNDHADEYSERERYERAAIVAFEKRNQASPTALSGSRDETSDDANTWNESRTGRYRRDEGRGKKRRKIKRRLKRSRRRLGPLVATFVGAVPEQHVTDTVYVGPWVKSTRNESRYSFNKFHLVEDKTSIEVTANGLYMVSAQVIFIRFHFF